From Apilactobacillus bombintestini:
ATAATCATTTCTATTGTAGTGAAAGCTTTTTTATTGTGACTTAACAGCTTCATTATTTACAATTTTTATTCCTTCTTGTTGGGCTTGATTAGCTTGTCGACTAGTTAGATATCCCTTGTCTACTAATGTATTCATGCTAAGGCCATCACTTGAATTGTCTGACAAATAAGCATCTACTTGGCTTTGTATAACGGTAGTCATTGCATTTACATGAATAGATTCAGCATGTTTTCGCTGACCAGATATATTAGGCACAACGATTAAAATTAACAGTGAAATAATAAATAATACAATCGTCATTTCTATTAAAGTAAAAGCAGATCTCTTTTTGATATTTTTCATAGTTATTACATCCCCTTAATTGAATTATATATAGGCATTAATACACTCATATATGCTATTACAATACCCAATCCTACTAATAAAAACAGTATGGGCTGTATAAAATTAATTAAATGATTTATTTTTCTCATCATTTCTTCAAACTTAATTTTCTTAAATGCATTTAAATTTCTAGATAGCTCATTTTCATCACTACCACGCTTAAAAAAGGCAATAAACTCACTAGGTACAAATTTGTATTTCTTAGCTATCTGCACCATATTTTGCCCATTATCAGCTGCATTTTTCAATTCAGCGCCTAATTCAGATAAAACAGTTCCAGATTTAAATTCTTGCAATATTTTCACTATTTCTCTATTTTCCATACCATTGCTTAACATTAAATGTAATTGCATAGAAAGAAAATATGCCATGTATGATTTATACACTTTCCCTATAATAGGTAAGCTGGCTATTAAATTCCTTCGTTTTAGTAATGGTAGCCACAAATACAACATTCCCAAGATTAAAATTAATGAAAATAATAAAGGAATAAAGAAATACATCTTATCCAATAAACGAGTATGAACGCTTCCCGTGGTTCCTAATTGTGGTAATACTAATTGATCAATAGCAACT
This genomic window contains:
- the comGC gene encoding competence type IV pilus major pilin ComGC is translated as MKNIKKRSAFTLIEMTIVLFIISLLILIVVPNISGQRKHAESIHVNAMTTVIQSQVDAYLSDNSSDGLSMNTLVDKGYLTSRQANQAQQEGIKIVNNEAVKSQ
- a CDS encoding type II secretion system F family protein, with product MKKLSLNKQYYLLKNLSDMFNAGFSVKQAFRFLRDLNNVNFIQNMEERLIAGYELSSVLEKYIDNDFYNQIKISEEHGDVTNCLVEISKFIEIKIKNKRKIQDVLFYPIFLLMILIIAIVAIDQLVLPQLGTTGSVHTRLLDKMYFFIPLLFSLILILGMLYLWLPLLKRRNLIASLPIIGKVYKSYMAYFLSMQLHLMLSNGMENREIVKILQEFKSGTVLSELGAELKNAADNGQNMVQIAKKYKFVPSEFIAFFKRGSDENELSRNLNAFKKIKFEEMMRKINHLINFIQPILFLLVGLGIVIAYMSVLMPIYNSIKGM